One part of the Acinetobacter sp. XS-4 genome encodes these proteins:
- the glpK gene encoding glycerol kinase GlpK, producing MSNCPKKYIVAFDQGTTSSRAIVLDHDANVVSIAQKEFTQIYPQPGWVEHDPMEIWATQSAVWVEALAQAGIKSEQVAAIGITNQRETTIVWDKKTGKPIYNAIVWQSRQTTEICNQLQKAGWQEYIRKTTGLVIDPYFSATKIKWILDHVEGSRERAEQGELLFGTVDTWLIWKLTNGAVHVTDFTNASRTMLFDIEKLEWDEKLLQALDIPRAMLPEVRSSSEVYGYTHTISGQEVGIPIAGIAGDQQAALFGQMCVEPGQAKNTYGTGCFLLMNTGKKIVRSEHGLLTTIACGANGEVNYALEGAVFNGGSCVQWLRDELKVIKNAKDSELYATRVKDSNGVYVVPAFTGLGAPYWDPTARGAIFGLTRGASIEHIIRATLESIAYQTRDVLDAMQQDAEEELRTLRVDGGVTENNFLMQFQADILATPVERPTMKETTALGAAFLAGLATGFWQDLNELRNKSAIEKVFEPRTSLEETDIMYKGWLKAVQRSQNWAED from the coding sequence ATGTCAAATTGCCCGAAAAAATATATTGTTGCTTTTGATCAGGGAACAACAAGCTCAAGAGCAATTGTTTTAGATCATGATGCTAACGTTGTAAGTATTGCTCAAAAAGAATTTACTCAGATTTATCCGCAGCCAGGTTGGGTTGAGCATGATCCTATGGAAATTTGGGCCACACAAAGTGCTGTTTGGGTAGAAGCTCTAGCTCAAGCTGGTATTAAGAGTGAACAAGTTGCAGCAATTGGCATTACAAACCAGCGGGAAACCACAATTGTATGGGATAAGAAAACCGGAAAACCTATTTACAATGCAATTGTTTGGCAAAGCCGTCAAACCACAGAAATATGCAATCAATTACAAAAGGCGGGTTGGCAAGAATATATTCGTAAAACAACTGGTTTAGTCATTGATCCTTATTTTTCTGCTACCAAAATAAAATGGATTTTAGACCATGTGGAAGGAAGCCGTGAACGTGCTGAGCAAGGGGAGTTGTTATTTGGTACGGTCGATACTTGGCTTATCTGGAAATTAACCAATGGTGCAGTCCATGTCACAGATTTCACCAATGCTTCGCGAACGATGCTGTTTGATATTGAAAAGCTTGAGTGGGATGAAAAACTTTTACAAGCTTTAGATATTCCTAGAGCAATGTTACCTGAAGTCCGTAGTTCATCTGAGGTTTATGGATACACACATACCATTAGTGGGCAAGAAGTGGGGATTCCGATTGCCGGTATAGCAGGGGATCAACAGGCTGCACTTTTCGGACAAATGTGTGTAGAGCCCGGACAAGCAAAAAATACCTATGGCACAGGCTGCTTTCTACTCATGAACACGGGTAAAAAGATTGTTCGTTCAGAGCATGGTTTACTGACTACTATTGCGTGTGGCGCAAATGGTGAAGTGAACTATGCTTTAGAGGGCGCGGTATTTAATGGCGGCTCTTGCGTACAGTGGTTACGTGATGAATTAAAGGTGATTAAGAATGCTAAAGACTCTGAGCTTTATGCAACACGTGTAAAAGACAGCAATGGTGTATATGTTGTACCTGCCTTTACAGGTCTAGGCGCTCCATATTGGGATCCGACAGCACGTGGGGCAATCTTTGGGCTTACTCGTGGAGCCAGTATAGAACATATTATTCGTGCGACTTTAGAGTCAATTGCTTACCAGACAAGAGACGTACTTGATGCCATGCAGCAAGACGCAGAAGAAGAGCTTCGCACACTTCGAGTCGATGGTGGAGTAACAGAAAATAATTTCTTAATGCAATTTCAGGCTGATATTTTAGCCACTCCAGTTGAAAGACCAACCATGAAAGAAACAACAGCCCTAGGCGCTGCTTTCCTTGCTGGATTGGCAACAGGTTTCTGGCAAGATTTGAATGAATTAAGGAATAAGTCAGCCATAGAGAAAGTTTTTGAACCACGTACCAGCCTTGAAGAAACTGACATTATGTATAAAGGCTGGTTGAAGGCAGTTCAGCGTAGTCAAAATTGGGCAGAGGATTGA